CAGCCAATCCCATTTATGTTTTGCTGGATGATTCTAAAACGGATAAAAATTATCAGGCTGAATTGATAAAAGTTTCTCCGATTGAAGAAGAGAATGACTATTCATGGATTGAACTCACTCCAAAAAATCAAAATGATGAAGTCAAACAAATCTGGCTCGGTGTTGAAGATAATATGATTCGGGTTCTACAAATCAGAAATCAAATGGAAAACAATGTGGTTTTCAAATTTTCCAATACAACCAGAAACCCTGAAATTAAATCTGATTTGTTTAATTTTTCAGTCCCTGAAGGAACCGATATTCTAATGGAAAATCCCGGATTCGGTGAATCTGATTATTAATGCAACCTCTGGCTGACAAATTACGCCCAAAAAAACTCTGTGATGTTGTCGGTCAGGAGCATTTAACGGCTGAGAATAAGCCGTTTGCCAAAATCATTGAGAACAATCACCTTCATTCAATGATTCTTTGGGGACCTCCGGGAACAGGGAAAACCACTTTGGCGAGAGTTCTTTGTGATTCTGTTCATGCCAAGCAAATCAATTTATCAGCAATTTTATCCGGCGTTGCCGATATCAGAAAAGCGGTCAACCAGGCTCAACAAAATCAGCAAGACGGTTTCTCAACGGTACTGTTTGTTGACGAAATCCACCGCTTTAACAAATCGCAACAAGATGCTTTTTTACCACACATGGAAAGCGGGTTAATTGTGTTGATTGGTGCAACCACCGAAAATCCATCGTTTGCATTGAATAATGCACTATTGTCACGCTCAAGGGTTTATATTCTGAAAAGCATTGAATCTGCTGATTTAGAGAGATTATTGCAGAAAGGTTTAGAATCCACTAATTTATCCTTGACACAATCGCAACAAAACATGTTGATTCAGGCTGCCGATGGTGATGCCAGACGCTTACTGACATTGCTGGAAATTCTCTCGGATTATTCAGACAATGGCAATGTGGTTGATGAAGATGTATCCTTGATTATTTCGGGTCAGAATCGTCGTTTTGACAACAAAGGAGATATTTTCTATGAACAAATATCTGCATTGCATAAATGCGTTCGCAGCTCAAATCCGGATGCCGCATTGTATTGGTTTAACCGAATGCTGGATGCCGGTTGTGATCCTCAATATATCGCCAGAAGGCTGTTACGCATGGCGAGTGAAGATATTGGCAATGCCGATCCCAGAGCCTTAACTCTTGCTTTGGATGCCTGGGAAAGCTGGCGACGTTTGGGTTCTCCCGAAGGAGATTTAGCCTTAGCACAAGCAGTGGTTTATCTGGCGAGTTGTCCTAAAAGCAATGCTGTTTACACCGCTCAAAAACAAGCTCAGCATGATGCTAAAATCTTTGGTTCAATGGATGTTCCCATGCATTTAAGAAATGCCCCAACACAACTGATGAAGAATCAGGGATTTGGCAAGGGCTATCAATATGATCATGACCAAGAAGCTACAATTGCCTACACACAGACAGGATTTCCGGATAAGATGGGAGAAAAAGTGTACTATCATCCAAAAAATTCAGGATTGGAAGGAAAAATTTCTGAGAAACTCGATTCCATCAGAAAGATACGAAACAAAAATTATGATTAAACAAGTTCTTGTTGTAGCTGCAGGCGGAGCCATTGGTGCGGTATTAAGATACCTCAACGCCAAGGCGTTCACACACTTTTTTGGCACACCTTTGCCTTGGGCAACTTTAATAGTCAATGTTGTCGGTTGTTTTCTTATGGGGATTGCCTACACATTGCTTTTGGACAAGTATCAAGTATCAGACTCAATGCGCTTATTTGTTATGATGGGTGTTTTGGGTGCGCTCACAACCTGGTCAACTTTTTCCATGGAAGCGGTATTAATGCTCAATTATGGCGAATATTTTAAAGCCGGTATTTATCTATTTCTCACATTTTTTCTTTGTTTATCTGCATTTTTCGTTGGTATGAGGCTCTCAGCCTGACAAATCGTTATTAATTTGATAACCGTCAAGAATAAAAAAACCAAAAGCTACTAACATTGCAATCCAAGGTTGTTAAACTTTTTTTAGTATTGTTACTAGATGATTTTCTCCTTAAAAATGTAGTCGTTTTTACGGGTGATGCTAGAGCCCTCATTAGTGTCACCTGTTTTTTTTAGAAAAATGACTTTGTTAATGAATAGAATACTTGATAACGGTCAATGTATTTTTACCTGGTTGAAAATAAAATATCGTTTTAATAGAGTGAAAGGGTGATAAAGGTTATGGAATTATTTACAAGAATTTTCGACAGCTATATTGGTATATTGAGCTTAGGAGTTCTCCTGTTTATCATTGGAATGGGAGTGTGGTTTTACAAATTCTTCATGAAGAAAATCGAACAAGAAGAAAAAGCTCAAAAAAAACAAATAACTAAGAAATAACATTTCTCCTCAAAAACCCTGGCGGTTTTTTCCGGTGCTGACGCTTGCCCCCAATTGTCAGCACTTGGATTTTCACAAGGGGTTCCTGCAAAAAATCAATTACGTTACAATTCAACTGATTCAATCAGTATTCACAATTTCAATCAGTGTTATGTTAGAATTTTATTTTTAACTTAAACAGCTCTTAATTCATTTATTTTAATCAGTTATTTGCCTATGGATTCTCAACTTATTTCAATCAATTACAGTGACCCCTTATGGATTGCCATTGCATTTATCTGTGGTTTTTTAATGCGACTCCTCGGCCTGCCACCATTAATCGGCTTTCTCGTTGCTGGCTTCGTGCTCAATAATATTGGTGTCAAAGGCGGAGAGTTCCTTAACGAAATGGCCGATCTGGGTATCACCTTGCTACTTTTTAGTATCGGATTGAAATTAAAATTAAAAGCATTAGCAAAACCGGAAGTATGGGCTGTCGCCAGCCTGCACATGATTGCACTGACATTATTTATTGCTCTTGCTGTATTTCTCTTCTCTTTCAGTGGCATACAAATGCTTACAAACATCAGTACCAGTACAGCACTCCTTATCGGATTTGCCATGTCATTTTCCAGTACTGTTTTTGCTGTTAAGGTTATTGATGAGTTGGGAGCAACCGGTTCTCGTCATGGACAGACAGCGATTGGGGTTCTGGTTGTTCAGGATATTGCAGCCGTCATATTTATTGCGGTTTCTATTGGCAAGGTCCCTTCTCCTTTGGCATTTTTTTTAATTGCTCTTATCCCATTAAGACACTTACTTTATAAAGTTCTGGATAAGGTAGGTCATGGGGAACTCCTCATATTATTTGGCATTACTCTGGCTCTGGTTGGATCTGAAATCTTTGAATTAGTGGGTATAAAAGGTGATGTTGGAGCACTTGTAATTGGAATGTTATTTGCAAGACATTCAAAGTCCAAAGAGCTATCACGTGCACTCATGGGGTTTAAAGAGTTATTCCTTGTTGGGTTTTTCCTGAGTGTGGGTTTGGTAGCTGTTCCTGGGTGGACAGAAATTCTGGTTGCAATGTTTTTTATAATGTTGTTACCGGTAAAGGTAGGAATCTATTTTATTTTATTTAATTTATTTCATCTAAGAGCGAGCACATCCTGGAGAACATCATTTAACCTGGCGAATTATAGTGAATTTGGACTCATTGTTGGAGCTCTGGCATCAACAAGCGGGTGGTTCTCCAATCAATTACTCACTGTATTTTCTGTCGTTATTTCTTTCTCGTTTATTGTTTCTGCCCCACTAATCAATGTGCGTGACAGCCTTTATCAAAAATGGCGACCATTCTTGAAAAAATTTGAAAAGAAACAACGCCTACCGGGTGAGGAAAATCTGGATCTTTCGCATATTAAGCTTGTTGTTTTCGGTATGGGACGAATGGGAACCGCGGCATATACGTCTATGGAGCCGAACTATCCCGGAAAAATTGTAGGCGTGGAGATAGAACATGAAAAAATCAAACAGCATCTTGCTGCAGGTAGAAATGTGGTCAACGGAGATGCTACCAACCCGGATTTCTGGGTACGAGCTCCGGATCTGATAAAGGACCTGGATTGGGTCTTACTTTCATTACCCAATCACAAGGCGAACATGGTGGCCGTTTCATTGCTCAAGGAAATGGGATATAAAGGACATATCGCAGCAACCAGTAAGTTCCCTGACGAGGAAATCGCATTAAAAGAAATTGGTGTTGAATACACATTTAATATATATACCAGTGCCGGTCTGGGTTTTGCAAATGAGCTACAAAATTTTGTTGTTAACAGACCCGTGGATGTATAACAACAGTTGATAGCTCAATAAGCAAACTGCCGTTACTTTTTATAATGTAAAAGCTAAAATCCAGTCATATCCACCAGATCTTTATAATGCACTGGTCCGACTCTTTTGTCGATTTGTTTTCCATCCGGATTAAATACTAAAGTCGTTGGCAGGCCTTTAGTGTTAGCATTTTCGAAGTCCGTTGGTGTATAGACATCAGTTCTTAAAATTGGATAATTGATATTTAAATCCTTAACAAAATTCTGAACGATATCAAGGTCTGTATCTTCATAATCAATACCCAAAATCTCTACTTTATCCTGATAGGTTTCTTTAAAGCGAACAAAGTCAGGGATTTCCTTGCGGCAGGGTTTACACCAGGTTGCCCAAAAATTAACAATAACATATTTGCCTTTATAATCTGACAGTTTGACTTCATTACCATTAATGTCTTGATAAACAAAGTCAAAACTCGACTCACTAATGCAAGAGGTGATAAATATTAGAATCAGTATGACGAGAGTGTTATTTTTCATTTTCTTTCTCAATTTGTTTGAAGACTGTTTTCACAGAGTTTTTCATATCCGAATGAATTTTCGACCAGATTTGCTGAATAAATGGTTCGAAAAACTCAAAACCTTCAGTGGTTGTAAAAGGCAAACTGAAACGACCCATGGTGTAGAGTTTGCCGATACTGATACTATCCATATCTCGTAGCAGGACGTAATCTCCTTCTTGATTGGTTTGAATCATTTTATTCTCTTCCAACCAGTTTAATTGTTCATAAATTTCAACATCAGGAACGCGATCCATTTGGTTGAAGAAGTCAGTCAATGACACGGTTTCGCCTTTTTTGCTGGCTTGCCACAAACGATATAAAATAAAAGTAATGACCAGAAAACGATGATTGCCTGTATAAGATTGCACACGATAGCGCCAACGCGAAGTTTCTAGAGTTGCTGCAATCGTTCCGCCCAATAAAACAATATTCCAGGAAAGATAAACCCAAAGTAAAAAGATTGGTATCGTTGCCAAAGTCCCATAAACTCGTTGATAACTGGGAAAAGTTGCCACATACCATGCAAATCCGCGTTTTGCCATTTCAAACAAAATAGCAGCTGTGATTGCACCAATCAGTGCCGATTTCCACTTCACTTTGCGGTTAGGAACAACCAGATAAATCAGGAAAAACCCAAAAGTCGATGCCAGAACCGGTAAAACTTTGAGAACATAAATTTTAATGGTGTTGAACCCTTCGTAATTAAATAATACCGAAGTGAGAGCAATTCCTCCACCAACTAAGATTGGTCCCATTGTTAAAACAGTCCAATACATCACAATTTTCTTTAGCAAATTGCCCGATGGCTTGGTATCCCAAATCCGATTCAGAGCTTTTTCCATGGTGTGCATCATCAAAATTGATGTCACAAATATTGCCAAAGCCATGCTAATTTTCAGGTTGCGGGATTTTTCCACGAAGCCGGTAATATACTCCTGAACCACTTCGCCGGCAGTCGGTACAAAATTATCAAAAATAAAATCCTGAATCTGTCCGCTGACATCTTCAAAATGCGGAAAGGCTGAAAAAACCGTTACAACAACAGCCATAAACGGAACCAGCGACAACAAAGTTGTATAAGCCAAGGAGGATGCTGAAAGCGGAGTTTCATTTTCAAAGAATTGTCGAAAAACTTCTCGGTAAAACCGCTTAAACGTATCCCATTTATGCATAATTAAACATCCGCTTCATTTCAGCTCCGGGATTTTCTCTTCGCATAAAGGCTTCGCCAATCAAAAATGTATTGATACCGTTTTCCCGCAACATCGAAATGTCTTGTGAGCTATGAATCCCACTTTCACTGATAATAATTCGGTCTTGAGGAATCTGTTTTCCAAGATGAACCGAGGTTTCAATATCCGTTACAAAAGTTCGTAAATTTCTATTATTGATTCCAATCAATCGTGCCGGTGTGGATAACGCTCTTTGTAATTCTTTATCATCATGAACTTCCATCAACACATCCATACCCAGCTCTTTTGCCAAAACAGTGAGTTCAAAAAGTTGTGGATCGGCTAAAGCCGCAACAATCAACAAAATACAATCAGCGCCCATAGCCCTTGATTCATAGACTTGCCATTCATCAATAATAAAATCCTTACGAAGTACCGGAATACTTACAGCATCTCTTGCCTGCTTCAAATAATCAGCATGACCTTGAAAATATTCTTCATCCGTCAAAACAGATAAACAGGTCGCTCCGCCATCCTGATAGGATTTAGCTGCTGTCACCGGGTTGAAGTTTTTACTGATTAAGCCTTTAGAAGGTGATGCTTTTTTAACCTCTGCAATAACTGCCGTTTCGTTATTTGACAACTTTTCATTGATTGCATTGTAAAAACCACGACAAGGTTTTTGAGAAGCAATCATTTCTTCAAAGTCCGAAATCGTATTTTTTTTCTGACCTTTTGTGACTTCAAGTATCTTGGTGTTTATAATTTTGGTGAGAATATCAGTCATTTGTAAAAGCCTGTGTGATTTGGATGAGTTGTTGGAATGTGTCTTGAGCTTTGCCGTTTTGTAATGATTCATAAGCCATCTGAACACCCTGCTTAATACTTTCTGCTTTGCCGGAAACATAAATCGCAGCACCGGCATTCAATGCCAGAATATCTGCAGCAGCTCCTTTTTGTCCTGAAAATGCTTGTTGAATTAAATTCAAACTTTGTTCGGCATTATCAACTATCAAACCATCAATGCTTTGTGTTTTTACACCAAAATCTTCCGGTCGTATCGAATAATTGACAATTTCACCATTTTTCAATTCGCTGACATTGGTCGGTGCTGCCAAAGAAACCTCGTCCATTCCATCTTCCGAGTGAACAACTATCACATGGTTGGCTCCTAATTTTTTCAAAACTTCCGCTGTGGTGTTCAACCAATCTTTGCTGAAAACACCCATAATTTGATTCAGTACGTTTGCAGGGTTGGTTAATGGACCCAGCAAATTAAAAAAGGTTCTCAATCCAATCTCTTTACGAGGAGCCACTGCATACTTGGTTGCTGAATGATGTGCCGGAGCAAACAAAAAACCGATATTACATTGACTGATGCATTGTTCTACTTGTGGTGCAGTCAGGTTTAAATTTACTCCTGCTGTTTCCAGAACATCGGCTGAACCTGTTGTGCTGGATACCGAACGATTTCCATGTTTCGCCACGCAGCACCCGACCGAAGCCGCAACAATTGCAGCACCGGTAGAGACATTAAAAATACCAATCCCATCACCACCGGTTCCACAAGTATCAACTTGAAACTCACCAGTCACACTCACTTTAACAGCACGTTCGCGCATAACTTCCGCGGCTTCACAAATGCTTTGAACAGAATCGCCAAGAATCTTGGAAGCCATTAAATACGCTCCAATCTGCGAGGGAGTTGCATCACCATCCATGATTTGGTTCATTACTGACCTCATCATTCCTTCAGGTAAAGACCGTGATTCTCCCAGTATTTGTAAGGCTTTTCTAATTGCTGTCATTGTATTTATTATCAATCAAAGGCACATTTTATCGCAAAAGTCATTAAACAAAAAAATTATTGAAATTATTTGAAATATTTGTGTTGTTATCAGGTCTTTTAGATTTATCATATCGCTGTTTTCAACAGCTTTTGATATGTTTGGAAACAACCTCAGCCAGAGATAATCTCTGCTGAAATTTATTAATGTATTGAGGTATAAAAATGTTCAATCAATCTTATAAAAAATCTTTATTTATTGCTCTTTTTGCATTCCTTTTGGTTGCAATTGCAAGCACTGCTTCAGCATCAACAAGTCCGTTTGCTCAACACGATTCAGCAAAGTCTCACCAACCTGTCAAAGGTGACGAAGATAAATGCGGTGAAGGTAAATGTGGTGACGCAGAAAGTGAAGAAGGAGATGAAAAGTGTGGTGACACAGATGCTGACTCCGAAGACAAATGTGGTGAAGGTAAATGTGGCGATGGAAAATGTGGAGACGAAGAGTCAGAAGAGAAATGTGGTGACACAGACTCTGAAGAAAAATGTGGCGACACCGAAGACACTGATAAAGAAGAAAAGTGTGGTGAAGGTAAGTGTGGTTGATAACTCCATAACCCTTGGTTTTATAAAAACGGCAACTTGTTTGCCGTTTTTTTATTCAAAATCATTTGCATAGATTGAATTGTTATGACAATATTGTGCACTAATTAATTGATAAATACTGAAAGAGGAAATCATAATGAAAACGACTAAATTATTATTAACATCATTCATCTTGGCAATGGTTTTAAGCCTGACAGCCTGTAACAAACCAGGAACTGTTAAATCTGACACTGTTCCAGCACCTAAATCTGAAACCTCAAAAATGAAATGTGGTGAAGGAAAGTGTGGTGATGGAAAACGCAGCGAAATGAAATGTGGTGAAGGAAAGTGTGGTGATGGAAAATGTGGAAAAGGAAAATGCGGAGATAATAAAGCCAAGAAATGTGATGGCAAAGGCAAAGATGGAAAAAAATGCAAGGATGGCAAAAAGTGCGACGGTAAAGGCAAAGACAAGAAAAAATGTGCTGATAAAAAAGGCAAAAAATGCGATGGCAAAGGAAAGGACGGAAAAAAATGCGACGGTAAAGGTAAGGACGGCAAGAAATGTAAAGATGGAAAGAAATGCGACGGCAAATGTAAAGATAAAAAGAAATGTGGTGAAAAAAAATGCGGTGAAGGCAAATGTGGTGATGGAAAATGCGGCGAGATGAAATGTGGTGAAGGCAAATGTGGCGAAGGAAAATGCGGAGACAAAGCCAAAACTGAAGAGAAGAAATGCGGCTAAACTTTTAAAAACAGCATCAAGAAATTGAAAACGGCACATTTCGTGCCGTTTTTTTAATATCAGATTAAAATCTATTTGGAATTAAAATCCAGAATAAATTTCCAACATCTGTTTATTTACAACCTGATCTGAAAAATTTTCCACAACCATTTTACGACTTTCCTGTCCCATGGATTTCATTAAATCATAATCATTAGAGAGTTTGATAATCGCATTGGCAAGTGGCATTGATTCTTTGACCGGAACTAAAAGTCCATTATTTCCTTTCACCATTTCTCTGCAACCCGGAACATCAGTTGTGATAATTGGGCGACCACAACTGGCAGCTTCCAGCAGAGATTTTGGCAATCCTTCCCGATATGATGGCAAAATTGCAATGTGTGATTCTTTCCAAACATTGACAATATCACTGCGAAATCCATGCCATTTCACCAAACCTTGTTCTTGCCAATTCTGCAAATCTTGTTCGCTTACACTAAATGGATTAACCAAATGAGGAGTCCCAACCAGATTGATTTGAACGTTATCAATACCTTTGTCATTGATTATTTTTGCGGCTTCAATCAATTCAATCAAGCCTTTATCCTTAAGCATTCTGGCGACAAATGTTACTTGAATTGTGTGAGAATCAGGCAACTCCAGAAAAGGAAAGTCATCAGTATTTACACCTGAACCACGAACCAAATGCAACCGGCTTTCGTTAATAAATTTACCTTTGACACCTTCATAATCATCCCGATTCTGCACCACCAAATGAATTCTTCGAGCGCTGAACATAACTCTGAAAGCCTTAGTCACAAACCACTTTATCATTCGGGTTAACATTTTTTTAGAGGTCTCCAGATAACCCATGCCGGTCAGAGTTGCCACCATATTCTTTGACTTTGACAACCAGAAAGCAAAAGTCGTGAGAAACATCATGCGCATGGACACCGTATGGATTAAATCCGGGCGAATCTGATTGATGACTTTTCGAGCCTGAAATATCAGCTTGATATTGGCTACAATTCCTAACCCCGAAGCCCTTTGCTTAAAACCGTAAAACGTAAAACCATGAGACTTAATAATATCAGTGTATTTCGAATCATTTTCATACGCCAAAACTGAAACATCATATCCGGCATCTTTTGCTGCCAATGCCAGACCTAAGCGATGTGACAGGAAATAATTATCGTCTGAGATGATGTAGAGGAGTTTTTGCAAGAGTATTGCCTTAATTAAAAGTAAGTATTATAATAAATTCCAAGTAATATTTATAGAAAAACATGTCAATTGCAATAATATCAAGTAGAGGACAAATTACAATTCCTGCAGAGATAAGAGCCCTATTATCATTAAACAAGGGTGACAAGATAAATTTTATCATTGATGGCAACGAAGTTAAGTTTATCCCTGTAACCAAAGATATAAGATCTATAAAAGGAATTATTAAGAAACCTTTAAAACCTGTAACAATTGAAGAAATGAATAAAACTATTAAAGCCAAAGGTGGACAAAAGTGATTGGACTGGATACAAATGTCATTATTCGATATATGACTCAGGATGATCCTACCCAGGCAAAAACAGCGAGTGACTTTATTGAAAAAAACTGTTCCGAAGAAAGTCCCGGGTATATATGCCACATTGTTTTATGTGAAATCTCTTGGGTACTTGAAAGCAATTATGAGCTGGATAAAGAGTCAATAATTCAGGTTATAGAGGAATTATTACAAATAAATCAAATTACAATACCTCAGCCGGAAACTGTTTGGAGAGCATTGAATGACTTTAAAAATTCAAATGCGGATTTTTCTGACCACCTGATTGCCGGAACGAACTTTACTAATGGTTGCCAACAAACTGTGACGTTTGATAAAAAAGCTGGAAAACATTCACTTTTTCAGATATTGGAATAATTTCAGACATCCCATTGCTCCCGCCACATCTGGAACATCAAAACAAACCATAGCACATTCGCCAAACTATTGTCTCCGGCGTAAAAGCGGGATTTGAGTTTTAATAATTCCTCAGTATTGAAGATATCTGCATCCAGTTTGTCCGACTGGAAATGGTTTTCAACCAATGGTTTGAGTTCATTTTTCAGCCAGTTGACCAGAGGAATCTGAAAGCCGGATTTGGGTTTATCGACAACTTCTGCCGGAATGTGTTTGTACAAAATCTGTCGTGCCAGATATTTTCCCTGCTTGTTTTTGTATTTGAGTTTGTTCGGAACCTGTGCCATAAACTCGATGATTCGGTGATCCAAAAGCGGTTCCCGACCTTCCAGAGAGTTGCTCATACACGCCCGATCCACTTTGACCAGAACATCATCAACCATAAATGATCTGTAATCGGTCAGCATCATGTTGTCTATAAAAGACAATTCCGGTTCAAAATCAAACGTTCCAAACAGTTCCGGTTTGATTTTCAGAAATTGTTTTACTTGTTGTGGATTGACGTAGGACGAAGCATTACAAAACATATCGGATAAAGATTTTGCACTCATAGCGCGCTTGAATTTGGCATATTTATCCTCGATATTGGTAAAACGCTTGCTCTTGGGTAGCAGAGAATTGATTGCACCAACCATTTTTGCAGGAATCACTTTCATCAAAGCATTGACAGTATTTTTTTTCAAAGAACTGGCAAAAACCGACTCAAACTTTTGCAACATAAAATATTTGCTATATCCGCAAAAAACCTCATCTCCACCATCGGCAGACAAAGCCACTGTGACATCTTTCTTTGCCAACTCCGCAACCATCATTGTCGGTAGCGCCGAGCTGTCAGCAAAAGGTTCATCATAGTGAAACGGCACGTCCGAGACTTTATCCAGCAAATCTTGATTGCTGATATACAATTCTGAATGTTCCGTTCCAAAATATTTCGCAATCGTTTTGGCATGTTCGGCTTCGTTGTATTTTTTATCTTCAAAGCCAATGGTAAATGTGTGTAATTTTCTTTGTTTGTTTTGAGCTAGCAAAGCCGTGACCAAGGTCGAATCATAACCACCACTGAGAAAAACCCCGACAGGAACATCTGAAATCATTCTCAGATTGACTGAATCAGTAATCAAATCTTCCAGATTGGAGAGAATCGCTTCTTCGTTGTCAGTAAACTTATCCTTTTTATAAAATTCCTCCACATCCCAGTATTTTATAACCTTAAAATCAATGGGTTCAGAGTCGTTGATATCAATCTCAACATAATGCCCCGGCAGCAATTTATAAGTATTCTCAAAAATCGTATGCGGAGCAGGGATATATCCAAATTGAAAATAGTATGGCAGTACTTCTTTATTGAGTCTCTTCACAAACCCCGGATGCTGATGAAATGACTTTAGCTCTGAAGCAAACAAAAACTCAGATTCTCCAACATGGTAATAAAGCGGTTTAACACCTGCACGGTCACGAACCAGAAATGTTTTTTGTTCAATCTTATCCAGAATTGCAAAAGCAAACATTCCGATAAACTTTTCCAGACAATCCATGCCCCAATGCTTGTAGGCATATAATATGACTTCTGTATCCGAACCGGAGACGAACTTCTGTCCCAGAGTTTCCAGTTCCTCTCTAATGATTTTGAAGTTATAAACCTCTCCGTTAAAAACCAGAATATAATTTCCGCAATCTGAAACAAACGGCTGATGCCCTTTCTTTGAAACATCCTGTATAGACAAGCGGTTTTGCCCCAAATGCACAAACGAATCAGCAACAGCCTCGACTAAAGTTCCGGTGTCATCCGGTCCTCGATAACGCAAAACCTCCAGCATCGACTCGACAACCGAGTTTTGTCTATTGCTACTTATAAAACCGACCAGACCGCACATTAGAATCGCTATCGTTTCATTACTTCAGTTACAAAATAAAACCTAAGCATCACAGGTTCTCTCTGATAAAATAAATCGACTCTTCAATTTCATTCATAGTTGGCAATTCTCCGTAAGCCAAATCTGCAAAGACGCCATTGTATATTGAATTGATTGATTTTGACCAGTTTTTAAATTCCGAAAACAATGGTGCATTTATGAGTGAATGCCGAAAATATTTCAACTGGTTATCAAAAGTGTTTTCTTCATCCAAAATACAAATATCAAGCATCTTATTAAAACCATCGCTGACAATAAAGTCCCTGTGTTTTTTCAGTCTTAATATCTGGCATATATCATAAAGATGTCGAATCCGAGCTGATATTTTTTCGACAGGATTTTCACTGTAGCTGTCTTTAATCATGGCAAGGATTTTTTCCACCAGAGTCCTTTCCACTGATAAAACATTCATGTTGAAGCTATGCAAATTATATTTCTCAACTATGTCGAGTCGGTTGTTTTCCATTAACACTTCTGAAATCAAAGACTGCAACTCAACCGGTATAAATGGTTCAGGAATTGAAAAAGAATTAATTTCTATCAACAAATCCGGAGATGCTTGTCCAAAATTTTCATTTTTGATAATTCGTGGATATTGATAAACGGTTTTCCGAAATCTTGAGCCTTTTGACTCCCTTGCATCATTTTTTATATTAATCAGTCCTTGCGAAACAGCTGTTTCAACCTGCTTGAGTAATTTTTTACCTGAATTTTGACTTTGTTCATTATCTGAAAATATAGCCAAATCAATATCTTCAGAAAACCGATCA
The sequence above is drawn from the Gammaproteobacteria bacterium genome and encodes:
- a CDS encoding DUF3149 domain-containing protein is translated as MELFTRIFDSYIGILSLGVLLFIIGMGVWFYKFFMKKIEQEEKAQKKQITKK
- the lolA gene encoding outer membrane lipoprotein chaperone LolA; this encodes MKKLFFPFVLITIFYQVNAESNSQEQAKAILHNLRQDLTSLSADFQQQEIDINQNESEVSSGKVWLNSPNQFRWEYINPAPQLIVANGEQVWIYDEDLEQVTIKPQDSSANPIYVLLDDSKTDKNYQAELIKVSPIEEENDYSWIELTPKNQNDEVKQIWLGVEDNMIRVLQIRNQMENNVVFKFSNTTRNPEIKSDLFNFSVPEGTDILMENPGFGESDY
- a CDS encoding YihY family inner membrane protein, translating into MHKWDTFKRFYREVFRQFFENETPLSASSLAYTTLLSLVPFMAVVVTVFSAFPHFEDVSGQIQDFIFDNFVPTAGEVVQEYITGFVEKSRNLKISMALAIFVTSILMMHTMEKALNRIWDTKPSGNLLKKIVMYWTVLTMGPILVGGGIALTSVLFNYEGFNTIKIYVLKVLPVLASTFGFFLIYLVVPNRKVKWKSALIGAITAAILFEMAKRGFAWYVATFPSYQRVYGTLATIPIFLLWVYLSWNIVLLGGTIAATLETSRWRYRVQSYTGNHRFLVITFILYRLWQASKKGETVSLTDFFNQMDRVPDVEIYEQLNWLEENKMIQTNQEGDYVLLRDMDSISIGKLYTMGRFSLPFTTTEGFEFFEPFIQQIWSKIHSDMKNSVKTVFKQIEKENEK
- a CDS encoding cation:proton antiporter family protein, translating into MDSQLISINYSDPLWIAIAFICGFLMRLLGLPPLIGFLVAGFVLNNIGVKGGEFLNEMADLGITLLLFSIGLKLKLKALAKPEVWAVASLHMIALTLFIALAVFLFSFSGIQMLTNISTSTALLIGFAMSFSSTVFAVKVIDELGATGSRHGQTAIGVLVVQDIAAVIFIAVSIGKVPSPLAFFLIALIPLRHLLYKVLDKVGHGELLILFGITLALVGSEIFELVGIKGDVGALVIGMLFARHSKSKELSRALMGFKELFLVGFFLSVGLVAVPGWTEILVAMFFIMLLPVKVGIYFILFNLFHLRASTSWRTSFNLANYSEFGLIVGALASTSGWFSNQLLTVFSVVISFSFIVSAPLINVRDSLYQKWRPFLKKFEKKQRLPGEENLDLSHIKLVVFGMGRMGTAAYTSMEPNYPGKIVGVEIEHEKIKQHLAAGRNVVNGDATNPDFWVRAPDLIKDLDWVLLSLPNHKANMVAVSLLKEMGYKGHIAATSKFPDEEIALKEIGVEYTFNIYTSAGLGFANELQNFVVNRPVDV
- the crcB gene encoding fluoride efflux transporter CrcB, which translates into the protein MIKQVLVVAAGGAIGAVLRYLNAKAFTHFFGTPLPWATLIVNVVGCFLMGIAYTLLLDKYQVSDSMRLFVMMGVLGALTTWSTFSMEAVLMLNYGEYFKAGIYLFLTFFLCLSAFFVGMRLSA
- a CDS encoding TlpA disulfide reductase family protein translates to MKNNTLVILILIFITSCISESSFDFVYQDINGNEVKLSDYKGKYVIVNFWATWCKPCRKEIPDFVRFKETYQDKVEILGIDYEDTDLDIVQNFVKDLNINYPILRTDVYTPTDFENANTKGLPTTLVFNPDGKQIDKRVGPVHYKDLVDMTGF
- a CDS encoding replication-associated recombination protein A codes for the protein MQPLADKLRPKKLCDVVGQEHLTAENKPFAKIIENNHLHSMILWGPPGTGKTTLARVLCDSVHAKQINLSAILSGVADIRKAVNQAQQNQQDGFSTVLFVDEIHRFNKSQQDAFLPHMESGLIVLIGATTENPSFALNNALLSRSRVYILKSIESADLERLLQKGLESTNLSLTQSQQNMLIQAADGDARRLLTLLEILSDYSDNGNVVDEDVSLIISGQNRRFDNKGDIFYEQISALHKCVRSSNPDAALYWFNRMLDAGCDPQYIARRLLRMASEDIGNADPRALTLALDAWESWRRLGSPEGDLALAQAVVYLASCPKSNAVYTAQKQAQHDAKIFGSMDVPMHLRNAPTQLMKNQGFGKGYQYDHDQEATIAYTQTGFPDKMGEKVYYHPKNSGLEGKISEKLDSIRKIRNKNYD